The following are encoded together in the Peromyscus maniculatus bairdii isolate BWxNUB_F1_BW_parent chromosome 22, HU_Pman_BW_mat_3.1, whole genome shotgun sequence genome:
- the Tnfaip8l1 gene encoding tumor necrosis factor alpha-induced protein 8-like protein 1 yields MDTFSTKSLALQAQKKVLSKMASKAMVAVFADDTSSEILDELYQATKEFTRSRKEAQRVVKNLVKVAVKLAVLLRAGQLDGDELAQLRRFRARARSLAMTALSFHQVDFTFDRRVLAAGLLECRDLLHQATGPHLTAKSHGRINHVFGHFANGDFLAALYGPAEPYRGHLRRICDGLGRMLDEGGI; encoded by the coding sequence ATGGACACCTTCAGCACGAAGAGCCTGGCCCTGCAGGCCCAGAAGAAAGTCCTCAGCAAGATGGCCTCCAAGGCCATGGTGGCGGTGTTCGCCGACGACACCAGCAGCGAGATCCTGGACGAACTGTACCAGGCCACCAAGGAGTTCACGCGCAGCCGGAAGGAGGCGCAGCGCGTGGTGAAGAACCTGGTGAAGGTGGCGGTGAAGCTGGCCGTGCTGCTGCGGGCCGGTCAGCTGGACGGCGACGAGCTGGCGCAGCTGCGGCGCTTCCGGGCCCGGGCGCGCAGCCTGGCCATGACGGCGCTCAGCTTCCACCAGGTGGACTTCACCTTCGACCGGCGCGTGCTGGCCGCGGGGCTGCTGGAGTGCAGGGACCTGCTGCACCAGGCCACCGGCCCGCACCTCACCGCCAAGTCCCACGGCCGCATCAACCACGTCTTCGGCCACTTTGCCAACGGCGACTTCCTGGCCGCGCTGTACGGCCCCGCGGAGCCCTACCGGGGCCACCTGCGCCGCATCTGCGACGGCCTTGGGAGGATGCTGGACGAGGGCGGCATCTGA